TCGGGACCGCCGCCGTCGGGGCCGGTGCCCTCCTCGCAGGTTGCACCAGCAACGACTCCAGCGACGACGAACCGGCCGCGAACGACCAGCCGGCCGCCGCCGAGTCGTCCGGCAAGCCGGTCACCATCGGCTTCGCCGGACCGCAGGCCGACCACGGCTGGCTCAACGCCATCAACGACAACGCCAAGAACCGGGCGAAGAAGTACTCCGACGTCACCCTGGAGATCACCGAGGGCTCCAACGACACCGCCCAGCAGATCGGCCAGATCGAGACCCTGATCAACAAGAAGGTCGACGTCCTGGTGGTGCTGCCCGCCGACGGCAAGGCCCTCACCCAGGTCGGCCTCAAGGCGATGCGCGCCGGGATCCCGGTCGTCAACCTCGACCGCATCTTCAACACCCCGCAGGCGTACCGCTGTTGGATAGGCGGCGACAACTACGGCATGGGCCTCAACGCCGGCCACTACATCGGCGAGAAGCTCAAGGGAAAGTCGAACGCCAAGGTCATCGAACTGGCCGGACTCGACAACCTCGAACTCA
This portion of the Streptomyces canus genome encodes:
- a CDS encoding substrate-binding domain-containing protein, translating into MPQHTSRFTSRRGLLFGTAAVGAGALLAGCTSNDSSDDEPAANDQPAAAESSGKPVTIGFAGPQADHGWLNAINDNAKNRAKKYSDVTLEITEGSNDTAQQIGQIETLINKKVDVLVVLPADGKALTQVGLKAMRAGIPVVNLDRIFNTPQAYRCWIGGDNYGMGLNAGHYIGEKLKGKSNAKVIELAGLDNLELTKQRTKGFDDALKNYPNVRKVARQAAEFTVESGQAKMAQLLQAQSSFDAVWNHDDDQGVGALRAIDQAGRDDFLMVGGAGALSAFQAIKQDNGVLKATVLYPPTMAASAIDLARALGQSKGISGLSEFEIPASLTLYSAVVDKTNVDQYMSTGFK